Proteins from one Juglans microcarpa x Juglans regia isolate MS1-56 chromosome 6S, Jm3101_v1.0, whole genome shotgun sequence genomic window:
- the LOC121237576 gene encoding ACT domain-containing protein ACR8-like has protein sequence MKEEKGMEWPPCVDEYEKLVTRMNTPRVVIDNAVCPTATVVTVDSARRHGILLEAVQVLTDLNLSIKKAYISSDGRWFMDVFHITDQNGNKLTDESVITYIEQSMGTIDSGRTDGYNGLTALELTGTDRVGLLSEVSAVLADLQCNVVEAKVWTHNGRIASLIYVNDCNSGCPIEDSQKIDRIEARLRNVLKGDNDIRSAKTSVSMVVTHTERRLHQMMFADRDYERKPILNLGSDSPVVTVQNWAERGYSVVNVQCKDRSKLLFDIVCTLTDMEYVVFHATVNTAGDVAYLEFYIRHRDGTPISSEPERQRVIQCLKAAIERRESKGVRLELFAADRQGLLADVTRTFRENGLNVTRAEVSTQRDMALNFFYVTDAIGNPADPKLIEAVRQRIGLSSLKVKELPLACPKKEESEEQAVGVGGAVLLSLGSLVRRNLYNLGLIRSCS, from the exons ATGAAAGAAGAGAAAGGGATGGAGTGGCCCCCTTGTGTGGATGAATACGAAAAACTCGTGACTCGGATGAACACTCCCAG GGTCGTGATCGACAATGCCGTTTGCCCAACTGCGACTGTGGTTACG GTGGATAGCGCTAGAAGACATGGAATTTTACTGGAGGCCGTGCAGGTTCTCACCGATCTGAACCTTTCCATAAAGAAGGCTTACATTTCTTCTGATGGAAGATGGTTCATGGATG TGTTCCATATAACTGATCAAAACGGAAACAAATTGACGGACGAGAGCGTTATCACCTACATTGAGCAG tCCATGGGCACCATTGACAGTGGTAGAACCGACGGCTATAACGGCCTTACAGCCTTGGAGCTAACCGGGACGGACCGGGTCGGTCTGCTCTCCGAGGTATCTGCGGTGCTGGCGGACCTCCAATGCAACGTAGTGGAGGCCAAAGTTTGGACCCACAATGGCCGAATCGCATCGCTCATATACGTGAACGACTGCAACTCGGGGTGTCCAATTGAGGACTCGCAAAAAATAGACCGAATCGAAGCACGTCTAAGGAACGTACTCAAAGGTGACAACGACATTCGGAGCGCCAAGACCTCTGTTTCTATGGTGGTCACGCACACCGAGAGGAGACTGCATCAGATGATGTTCGCGGACCGTGACTATGAGAGGAAGCCGATTTTGAATTTGGGTTCTGATTCTCCGGTTGTAACGGTTCAGAATTGGGCCGAGAGGGGTTACTCGGTCGTGAATGTTCAGTGCAAGGACCGGTCCAAGCTTCTCTTTGATATTGTTTGCACGCTGACAGACATGGAGTATGTTGTTTTCCATGCTACTGTTAACACTGCGGGAGACGTAGCATATCTG GAATTTTACATTAGGCACAGAGATGGGACCCCAATTAGTTCTGAACCAGAAAGGCAACGTGTGATCCAGTGTCTGAAGGCTGCCATCGAAAGAAGAGAGTCGAAG GGAGTGCGGCTGGAATTATTTGCGGCGGATAGGCAGGGGCTCTTGGCGGATGTGACAAGAACGTTCCGAGAGAATGGGCTTAACGTGACGAGAGCCGAGGTATCGACGCAAAGGGACATGGCTCTGAACTTCTTTTATGTGACGGATGCAATTGGGAACCCTGCAGACCCAAAACTGATAGAAGCTGTTAGGCAGAGAATCGGATTGAGTAGTTTGAAAGTTAAGGAATTGCCATTGGCTTGTCCCAAAAAGGAAGAAAGTGAAGAGCAGGCGGTAGGGGTCGGTGGGGCCGTGTTGTTATCACTTGGGAGCTTAGTGAGAAGGAATCTGTACAACTTGGGATTGATCAGATCTTGTTCTTAA